In the genome of Arachis hypogaea cultivar Tifrunner chromosome 9, arahy.Tifrunner.gnm2.J5K5, whole genome shotgun sequence, the window tacagttgacgacaagcattatgaaattgccatatgtgttcaatcaagtcctctttcaattgtctatgctgctgcctatttcgaagttgggcatttctttggagaaattgatggtatggtgcaaaatcttcttctcccagctgaggttgtgataatccattttcaacatcatcatactctaagccttgagcaaaatttcctgcataagtgtctctttcatcctcaacaatcatattatgcaatataatacaagctctcattatgttggcaagcttcttcttttcccaaaaacgagctggaccacgtataattgcaaagcgtgcttgcaacactccgaatgctcgttccacatcttttctttgcccttcttggtattgtgcaaataacttgcgtttctccccttgtggctttgagattgatttgacaaatgtggcCCATTCAGGATAAATACCATCTGCTAAGTAGTATCCCATtgtataattattaccattaatagtataatttacctCCGGAGCACGATCATTTAGAATGTCATCAAATACTGGAGAACGATCTAACACGTTGATATCGTTGTTTGAACCAGAAACTCCAAAGAACGCATGCCATATCCAAAGGTCTGAAGATGCTACAACCTCAAGTACAATGGTTGCAACCCCacgataaccactcatgtacatacCTTTCCACGCCTTTGGACAATTTTTCCATTGCCAATGCATGCAGTCAATACTACCCAACATGCCAGGGAAGCCACGACCCTCCGCCATTTGTAGCAGGCGGTGTACGTCATTTGGATTGGGTTTTCGCAAGTATTCATCCTGGAACACAGAaatgacaccttcaacaaatttttccaagcattcaattgtagtgctctcgcctatgcgcacataatcatcaacagcaTCAGCTGCTACGCCGTATGCTAACATCTGTATCGCAGCGGTACATTTCTGAAGTGGCGAcaagcctcttcttccagttgcatcAACCCTCTGGTGGAAATACGGATAGACGTTTGAGAGAGCGTCTACTATCCGAAGGAACACATCTCTTCTCATTCGAAATCTCCGTCGAAAAATGTCAGCATTATACACCGGTTCATCTGCAAAGTAATCTTGAAAAAGGCGATCATGTCCTGCTTCTCGATCTCTGTTGATCCATCTACGAGTAATTGGGATAGGGCTTCTatcgatatcttcttcttctgaatcttcGAGTAAATACTCATCGATCCAATTATCTATCAGTGTGTTATCTTGCCGTCTTCTTttgccatacaaagcctcattaaacatatcatcaaaatttTTAGCCATAtggagaaatgtaatttttagttcTCTGTGGAGGTGAGAAAGAAGAGTTGAAGTGGAGTTGTGGAGTCAttgatagttgatatttataagtgGAGAAACTAGTTTtgtaacggctagttttgcaacggctagttttgcaacggctactTTTGCAACGGCTAGTTTTCCTTAACGGCTACTTTTGCAACGGCTacttaacggctagttttgcaacggtcactttcatgaacaataacggcacaataatattgactaatttaaaaacttaCATCAGAAGTAAATAAAACAAACTACATCACATAGCAGTAATacgcaataaataaataagaacatactaCATAACACTACGAATACAAGGAACCATTAAGTAAACCACTTGGCCattattttctcacatgcaatctcatgaagagctcgtcgtttctcactcattgtagacgtgtcagcattaagtatttgcatatccatttccctttcttttgcttttatctccatttctttaaTATACCTCTGAGTTTGTAATTCCTGTTCTTTCATTGCCGCTTGAATTTGTATCTCATTCTCTTTGATTGCCATCATCTTTGCTCTATgttccttctcctcttctctttctttttccctttccattagttccttttctctaacattcttaatatcttccatgagagataatTTTTTGACAACCGATGATTTTCTTTCGCTAAAATCTTCAGACATCTGTGCTTTTCCCTTACCTCTTcgcttgctcttctttgatccttgtGGGCGAACGGGAGAGTCCACACCGGGTTCGTCAGCCAACGGTGTTTCTGGGTTTGATGAAGATGAGTATGCTCCAGTTGCACTAACTTTGGTTCTCTTTGAGCCGCCACTTTGTGTAGGTAGTTGGCTTCTCCATTTTTGCTCCAACCGAAGCATGTTCCAATGCCTCTCAAAAGTGAACTTTTGACCATAATTTGTGGAATAAAGTTTATAAGCCAACTCCTTTATATCATCAGCGTTCGAACCACTCCTTATGTTTCGACTAGCTTGATCGTAGCAACCAGCAAATTGTGCAACAGCCTTGTTGATCTTATACCATCGTTTCTTACATGCAACTACCCCCCTTGTCATGTCGGTGCAAAATTCTACACAGTAGCTATGAATTCGACTCCAAAATGTTTCTCCCTTTTGATCGGTACCAACTACAGGGTCAGTTGAAACATTTAACCACGCACTGATCAACATCTCATCCTCTTCCCAATGCCAGTGTTGAATACTATCTTGCCTCCGatcttcaatatcatcatcattgaggTCGATAGCATCTAATCCACGAGGGTTGCCAAAATTGGAATATTGCGAATTTGGACTAGATTGTATAGGAGTCTGAGAAGATgggttagaagagccaccaacaccaGATGAGTTATGTCTTGATGCACTGAATTGAGTTGGAAACGGCAAGGAAGTTGGAGTAACATTTCCGATAGAAGGGTTAAATATGGGTGAAAATGGAAAATGaggtgtttgtgaattttgattttgcggttggaatataggaaactgattattataaggagcttgaaaattgaaattagaaagattttgtggatttggattttgaaatgtatttggTAGTGTCATGTTTTGATTTGGAACTTGAGtgtttgaggtttgagattgttgggtatttggaatttgaggaaagttttgtaagtaattgaagaaagagttgagttggtttggatccattttttcgaaaaaaataatagtagtaGAACTTTGATTTTGTAAACTTGGAAGAAAATGAGGAAGAGTAGTAGAGagtgtgagaatagaagtgtatctaagtggtatatatagagtaacaaaatattaatttattaataataacagtAACATAGTAACGGCTAGTTTCCAACAGCTAATTTTACAACggctaatttaatttaataatataaattattaattaaataaaaatttaattatttaattaattaataattataataattaactaattatataaagtatactatatatatatatatgaaataacggttcaatacatatatatatatatatatataaagttttaaatttttaattttattaataaaatattatttttttttgagagAGACCGAGTCCCTCTGAGCAGGGCTTCACCTGCTTTGAAATTTGTGAAGGTCCTCGTTTGATATTTGCTCCAACGGTAAAGCCTCTTTGCTCTAAGCTACCATCACAACATTGTTACTGCTGCTgttaattgcttttcttttcttccatttcaaTTATAGGAAAACTCAAAATATTGCGAGAGCCATTACTCCCTGTTTAATCTCATTCAGTAATGCTCTCAAACTCTATCAATCTTATTTTCCTCACCAGCGTACCAGCTTTCTTCCTGAATGAAAATTGTGATTCTGTTTGTTATACCCATTCTGAATGAAAATTGTGTACTCTCAATCCAGTTATTCTCTTACAGTAATTCCTTAGGCAACAGTAAccatctttggaacaaaattacaGACATAAAGGGTGTGAAACGTACTTAGAGAATGAGATAGGGACATCTCCCGAACTGTTTCCATCCCAGGAACAATTATGAACCTAATATGGAATCACCCAGAacaaaagattgaaaataaaaagcaaaCACCAGTGCAGAagtcaaaatgaaaaaaataaaaattaagtgaTGAAtcaaaataatggaaatataccGTAATTTATTTGAACCAACAGAATTCCTTATGGAATAAGCAATTTTGTAATGCATCATGGAGAAGTGGCCCATTAAATATCTGAATTTCTTTGGACCCTTCCAAGATAAAGAATAACCATCATCTGGATCAGAAATCCTCACTTTCAACTAGCCACAGCCCACAGTGATACACCAGAGATTAGAGCTTTCTTCAATCAAGCTGTTTCACTGTTAGTAAGATGCTCCTTAATCCACCCCCAATCATGATCCCTGAATTTTGTTCGGTCCCTCTCCCCCATCCCTGTCTCATCCCAATCCTATCTTTATTGATCCTGTTCCCCATCCTGGTCCAGCAAAGTGGCCTCCATTTGATAGTCAGACTTGGACTTCAACTCGTCTCTTGCTCCTCCCTTAGCAGCCGTGCTTTTGGAGTCATAATAAGATTTCTTAGATTCTTTCGGCTTATCAATGGCTTGCTTATAAATAGGGAgaaggaacaagaagaagaatacaAGACAATAATGACCTTTACATTGAGCCTTGTGAATGACTTCTTAGTTCATAAAACAGAAGAAACAGAACAAAAACCTGCCATGTGACCATGACAACTTGCAGTCTGCCAGACAATTAAGGTAACAATCCAAACCAAATACGAGTGGATTGAGACTAGGCAGAACATAACAAATAGAGTGATACTAATATGCTAAAAAACAAGGATAAGataacaaaaatagttaaaagGATACAGGCAAAGCAAAATAAAACTTGGCTGAGATTTCAGCCATAGATTGTAAGGGTGGTCTGAACGGCATCGTCTATGCCATCTTTCCTAGATGGTGAATTCTATAGCTGCTCATAATTTGGAACTCCAAAACTATGTTTGGAAGAAAATTATGAAAAGAACAAAAGGCTTTGGTCCACACCATGATTTGCAAAATGTCAACCTCAAAACTAAACCTCCTATTAATCATCAAATCATGATTCAATATATTGCATCTGCATGCTGCAGAAAGGATTGATCTTCCAGGAGGAACCTATCCAGAGTGCATGTCAGCTTGCAGGTTTGGAAGTTCATGGTTTGCTTGAGAATCttttttcaacatttgatgagcttcaggAGACACTTTCGATGCTGTAATGTACGTTGTAAGCCAGGAATCATCATAATTGTAACTCTTGAAAATCCTGCATAACTCCTCAACACCATCAAGATCTGTCTCTTCATAATACTTCAGAAAGGCACCTACTAATTCTGGTGTAGGGTGCCATTTGCTTTCTGAAACCAGTGCTTCAAGGTGGCTCATGGCATTATCCAACTGACGCTTCTCCAAGAAGTAGATCATGAACGATTCGTGAATCTTAAAGAAAGGTCCTTTGCTCTTACAAGTAGCCTCTTTAAAGAGTGATTCAGCTTCTTCATACAGGTTCTGACTCAAGTAAACACTGACAGCAATACTAACCAACCTTATATCATAACCAACAGTGTTAGATTCCCAATCCTTAAAGCATTTTATTATACCCTCCGTATCATTAAGCTTCCGAAGGGCACGCATCATAGTCAAATAACTTGTGCTGGTCACTGGGGAGACCGTCTTGAGGGAGTTCCACACTCTATGAACCTCTTGTAGATTAGAAGTGCCTGCGTAGAGGTAAAGCATGAAATGATAAGCGTCCCGCATTGAGGGTTTCGCCTTTTCTTCTAGCATCTTAAGCATAGACTCGGCTTTCTCAAACTGTTTGGTCTTTACATAGATAGAAGTAAGGTTGCAATAAGTATGCCAATCAATTTTGTCATTGTTTTCTCTTTTCATCTCGTCATAGACTCTTTCAACACCATCGAGATCATTCAGATTCCCGAGGCTATTCATCCATATATGATATGTGAAATCATTCAAGGGGATCTTCCTCTGCTTCATATCTTCCACCAGCTGAGGCACCTTCTCGGGCTTACCCAGCCTTATATACAGAGTCATCAAGTTGTTGAAGGCCAGGTTAGTGACATAATGCAACTCATCCATCTTTCTAAAATGAGCCAGTGCCTTGTCTGTCATTAGTTCCTTGCAGTAACAGTTCAAAAGAGCACCATATGTAAACTTGTTCTTGGCACGCGGTGGAAGACCACTAAAGTAATTCTCAGCTGCAGCCACCCCTTTGGTCTTCGACACAAGATCTAAGTACACCGCATAATCATTCAAAGCAAAGTTAATTTTCCTCCTCTCCAACCATTCCATTATCTGCTCAGCACAAAATAAAATCCAGATACATGAAATTCTATCACTGTTTATGACATGATAGAGCTAATGACAATGTGAAATTAGCTATTACCAAGAACCAAAATGATCATTCACTACATTTTTGTCATAACACAGCCCAGTTTTCacaaaatgatatatttttttccCAGCCGTTATTCCTATATGCATATGAAAAATGATCATAATATTAACCTAAAacgaaataaaacaaaaagaaatgtaAAATCTTAATCCCATTCACGCTCATCGTTGAAATTGTGGATATACCTCAAGTGCGTGCTGGAATTTACGATACTTTCGGAGCTCCACGACATATCTTTCGAGCTCACGTTTGCTGATGACGTTGCCTTCCATTACGTACTGGTTCAGTATCTGAGACACGCTCCCTCCGGTCATGTTCAGCGATGATATCTTCCGATAAAGAGATTCCTTCTTCTTCGGTGGCAGAGCCTCAGTGGCAGCCGTGCACAGCCGGCGGAGCAGCCATGACCCTCCGGAAATTAGACGCTTGCAATTCATCTCGATCAATTTTTGGTCGCAACGCTGAGAGCAACCTTGTTCTGTTTAATGTTTATTATCACTCCTCTTGGGGTTTTGTTAGGGTTTATCAGAACACACAGGTACAGTCATCGTTttgcttttctttgttttctttttcttttgtaattttttgagTCACCAAAAAATAGCATCTGTTATTATTACCGAaatatttggtaataaaaaaatattagttaaaagcaataaaaatttatcttatttaatatttattaaatgttGTATTCGAAAATTAGAGgtttaagaaagaaagaaatcaaattttaaaatattttttgccaCATCAGTGAATTATTACATTgctaaaaatcaatttaattttttaatcataaacTATGAATGAAGAATGTTTGAAATTATGAGTGTTGGACTAtaattttaaagacaaatttaagaacaaattatttaaataaaatgattgaaaattaaatttattagattgtattttttttaaaattgtatatttGAAATTGTACGCATTCCGTTATTGATAGTCGCAATTTATGTTAAAATGAAGCTGgacaaaaattatttgaaattgtaGCGGTTTCTAAAGAACGTATAATATATATACCAACTGTAAATTCTTCATTTGGTGTGGAGTGTTCATTTAGCTAGAGAGAGGAAATTTTTTAGAAAGGGAGGAAGTGGCTGAGAAAGAATTTAGATTTTTTGGAGTGTGCATATTTAAGTAGGAGCATAGTAGACGAACCACTTATACCGAGTCAACGGATATTACACATATCGTCAGAGCTATCATTGAAGAGGTTAGTTTGTTTTTTTTAGTATTAGAGTTTGGAATATAGAATCTAGTATTTAGAGTATACAAAttagaatatataatttaatatttctaatttagtatttaaaatttaagatttaaattttgaaatttattatttcaaattctaaatgtagactaaaaaattaaaaaaattggcaTATTTGTTACTTGTTCTAAAGTACATTAACATTCGTTCTATTTTTATATACAgtcatatatattaaatattttaaaatgtataTATTGAATTAGGACATTTGTAGTAATTATTTAGAGTTTAGGCTTGTACGTATTAGAATTTAATTACGGTGTGGTTATTTATATCACATAATGCATCTGAGTAGGTGTATTTACAGCATTCGAAAAGCAACAAAATATGTCTATGTATGAAAGGATCATACTTTATTTGAAGAGGGTTGATTTATACCACTTGACCAGGGTGAACAACTGTTGGTTCTGGTTGAATGAGCCTATGGTATACGTATTCATTGAGAGATAGTGTCCTGAGATGCACACTTTTCACTTGCTATTTGAAGAGTGCATCATCACGCTACAAGATATGGCGTATCAACTGGGGTTGTCCGTCGATGGGAAGGCTGTTAGTGGGTGTCTCactgattttgaaaattttatggaAGATGACAGACCAGCTTGGAAGTGGTTTCAGGAATTATTCGGTGAATTGTCACCGCCGAATAAGGTCAAGCAGATGACAATCCACTTCACATGGTTTCACGAGAAGTTTAGGATGCTACCAGCTGATGCAAGTGAGGATACTGCTTGCATATACGCACGTGCCTATATCATGATGCTGGTTTCCACTCAACTGTTTGGCGACAAAAGTGCGAATCGGGTTGGTGGTTGCCATTTGTGGCGAAACTTGACGAGATGGGTAATTATAGTTAGGGTTCAGCCGCATTGGCATGGTTGTCTCGATGCATGTGTCGGATGGCCAACAGAAATGTCACCAGTTTGGCTGGTCTTCTTAACCAACTACCATTAGGTATCTCCAGTGCAGCCTTGAGCAGTGATTTTCATGTACCCCTATTTATACATAAAATCATTATAACCAGCAGCAGTTTATGTATATTGCACGTCCTTCAGGAACTAATACAGCCTATAACAGTTTCTATCCAACTCCATTTCAACGCAAACTGCGGCTACCAATAACAGATTACGTTCATTTTTAAATTTGCTGGTGTTTGTAACGATTTACATAGTTATAAAAAAGTTGCATACAAATATGTAGTTTCAGAAAGTTGTaatctaataaatttaatttttaattattttatttaagtaatttattccaaatttaaataactattaatttcaaaaaccattttaaaaattagatgtAACTCTAAAAATTACTAAGGCTTACTTACTTATTATAATTTAGTATAGTATTTTGCTAGATTGACAATAGAGAATTTGAACAACGTAAACAACGAGCTGATTTATTGgcccactaaaaaataaaaaaaacaaccaTTCAAATCAAGTAACAAAAAAGGCTTTTACAttacattttcaaattttaactatCCGTCATTACTactgatttcaaaattttaaattttaaatttctaatttttaaaattttaaaatttattcataattatttagttaaatagaaatctgaattttaattgCACCATAAGTCCTTTTTTCACCGGCTAGCCTCAATCTCGCCGAACTTTTTCTCCATCAAGATCgttttagaatgaaaataatcaTCCATATACCTagctagtaaaatgaacatctagAAAATTTCATTGTATCTACATAAATTCAATCCAAATTAAATGAACATTTACTTTAAAATAGAAATAACCATTTATATACCTAATAAAATGAGCATccacattcaaaaaaaaaaagaagaggaagaagatgaagaggaggagaaagaggaagagg includes:
- the LOC112710545 gene encoding pentatricopeptide repeat-containing protein At1g02370, mitochondrial, which translates into the protein MNCKRLISGGSWLLRRLCTAATEALPPKKKESLYRKISSLNMTGGSVSQILNQYVMEGNVISKRELERYVVELRKYRKFQHALEIMEWLERRKINFALNDYAVYLDLVSKTKGVAAAENYFSGLPPRAKNKFTYGALLNCYCKELMTDKALAHFRKMDELHYVTNLAFNNLMTLYIRLGKPEKVPQLVEDMKQRKIPLNDFTYHIWMNSLGNLNDLDGVERVYDEMKRENNDKIDWHTYCNLTSIYVKTKQFEKAESMLKMLEEKAKPSMRDAYHFMLYLYAGTSNLQEVHRVWNSLKTVSPVTSTSYLTMMRALRKLNDTEGIIKCFKDWESNTVGYDIRLVSIAVSVYLSQNLYEEAESLFKEATCKSKGPFFKIHESFMIYFLEKRQLDNAMSHLEALVSESKWHPTPELVGAFLKYYEETDLDGVEELCRIFKSYNYDDSWLTTYITASKVSPEAHQMLKKDSQANHELPNLQADMHSG
- the LOC140175073 gene encoding uncharacterized protein, encoding MAKNFDDMFNEALYGKRRRQDNTLIDNWIDEYLLEDSEEEDIDRSPIPITRRWINRDREAGHDRLFQDYFADEPVYNADIFRRRFRMRRDVFLRIVDALSNVYPYFHQRVDATGRRGLSPLQKCTAAIQMLAYGVAADAVDDYVRIGESTTIECLEKFVEGVISVFQDEYLRKPNPNDVHRLLQMAEGRGFPGMLGSIDCMHWQWKNCPKAWKGMYMSGYRGVATIVLEVVASSDLWIWHAFFGVSGSNNDINVLDRSPVFDDILNDRAPEVNYTINGNNYTMGYYLADGIYPEWATFVKSISKPQGEKRKLFAQYQEGQRKDVERAFGVLQARFAIIRGPARFWEKKKLANIMRACIILHNMIVEDERDTYAGNFAQGLEYDDVENGLSQPQLGEEDFAPYHQFLQRNAQLRNRQQHRQLKEDLIEHIWQFHNACRQL